From one Bacillus sp. FJAT-42376 genomic stretch:
- a CDS encoding Sau3AI family type II restriction endonuclease, with protein sequence MLYDITSPTSIEQYAKLLENKAIYEVIPTDLIEKVNKKGGIGTLIEEHHFGYKPNSKNEADFPEAGVELKVTPYRKNKRGTFSAKERLVLNIINYMDEYKHSFEDSSFWKKNKLLLLIFYLYDENLNRHDFKFTHSQLFAFYEKDLEIIKQDWEIIINKIKEGRAHELSEKDTVYLSAATKGMNKNSLRNQPFSSERAMQRAFSLKSSYMTFILNQYILNRKKTYQPILDTELAKRVTIDEYVLNSIRPNLGKRLSDLCDEFGVPHHNKSRTQQVIARMVSKDLKDLNKSEEFIKSNTKIKAIRIQKNCKIKESMSFPSFKYKEIIQEDWEDSSLRLMFQETRFLFTLYVQTENDDYKLTDAFFWSLPEEDLEEEVRRVWEETVNRILAHRADRLPGSSENRVAHVRPHAANSEDTYPTHYGVNIVKKCFWLNNSYILGEVLKNSPTTKNRLPK encoded by the coding sequence ATGCTTTACGATATAACATCGCCTACCTCGATTGAACAATATGCAAAACTTCTTGAAAACAAAGCGATATATGAAGTGATCCCAACTGACCTCATCGAGAAAGTGAACAAAAAAGGAGGCATCGGGACACTAATTGAGGAACATCATTTCGGCTATAAGCCCAACTCTAAAAACGAAGCTGATTTTCCGGAAGCTGGGGTTGAACTAAAAGTGACACCTTATCGAAAGAATAAAAGAGGTACATTCTCAGCGAAAGAACGTTTAGTCTTAAACATCATCAATTATATGGATGAGTATAAACATTCTTTCGAAGATAGTTCGTTCTGGAAAAAGAATAAACTGTTGCTCTTGATTTTTTACTTATATGATGAAAATTTAAACCGTCACGATTTTAAGTTCACTCATTCTCAGCTCTTTGCGTTTTACGAGAAAGACCTTGAAATCATTAAACAAGACTGGGAGATTATCATCAATAAGATTAAAGAAGGCCGAGCTCATGAACTGTCAGAAAAGGATACAGTTTACTTGAGTGCAGCTACAAAAGGTATGAATAAAAACAGCCTAAGAAATCAACCCTTCTCTAGTGAACGAGCGATGCAACGTGCATTCTCATTAAAATCTTCTTATATGACGTTTATCCTGAACCAATACATCCTCAATAGGAAAAAGACTTATCAACCTATCTTGGATACAGAGCTAGCTAAAAGAGTTACAATCGATGAATATGTTCTAAACTCAATCCGACCTAATCTCGGGAAAAGACTATCTGACTTGTGTGATGAGTTCGGTGTCCCTCATCACAACAAATCTAGAACTCAACAAGTCATTGCACGGATGGTGAGTAAAGATTTAAAAGATCTTAACAAGTCAGAGGAATTTATTAAATCAAACACTAAAATAAAAGCTATCCGGATTCAAAAGAACTGTAAGATCAAGGAGAGTATGTCCTTCCCGTCCTTTAAGTATAAGGAAATAATACAAGAAGATTGGGAGGACTCGTCTTTAAGGTTAATGTTCCAAGAGACGCGTTTCCTCTTCACACTGTACGTACAAACCGAAAACGATGATTACAAACTGACTGATGCATTCTTCTGGAGTTTACCTGAGGAAGATCTTGAGGAAGAAGTGAGGAGAGTCTGGGAAGAGACCGTAAATCGAATATTGGCACACAGAGCGGACCGTTTGCCTGGTTCAAGCGAGAATAGAGTCGCTCATGTTCGTCCTCATGCTGCTAATAGTGAAGACACTTATCCTACTCACTATGGAGTAAACATTGTTAAGAAATGCTTTTGGCTCAATAACTCCTATATCCTAGGTGAAGTGCTAAAAAACTCTCCAACAACAAAGAACAGATTACCCAAATAG
- a CDS encoding DNA mismatch repair protein MutH has protein sequence MNQNEELIVSAQIEIENRISKYKGMKVSEIKESMSMSLKDNKASFVQLARKMIGITTNKFTLCDNRVNVVLKTVRLTGMEKPAEAMSFMPVDFKEWSEASSWESSSLYRYFNEKTLLLFIFQQYPTGKRVDDSEMTFLDVKVWKMSTYDLSHGLKDVWEQVRYLINAGKLEVNPVKQKNGKIIYKNNLPSSQFNSLGHLRPGAINGDDKVLLSTGQRIVKQRFWFNSEYVKEIIEL, from the coding sequence GTGAATCAAAATGAAGAGTTAATTGTTTCTGCTCAAATTGAGATAGAAAATAGGATATCTAAGTATAAAGGAATGAAAGTTTCAGAAATAAAAGAGAGTATGTCCATGTCGCTGAAGGATAATAAAGCCTCATTTGTACAGTTAGCTAGGAAGATGATTGGAATAACAACTAATAAGTTTACTTTATGTGATAATAGGGTCAATGTTGTTTTAAAGACAGTTCGTTTAACAGGTATGGAAAAACCTGCAGAAGCCATGTCATTCATGCCAGTGGACTTCAAAGAATGGTCGGAAGCATCGTCTTGGGAAAGTAGTTCTCTATATAGGTATTTTAATGAAAAGACACTTTTACTATTCATTTTTCAACAATATCCTACCGGAAAGCGTGTTGATGATAGTGAAATGACTTTTCTAGATGTTAAGGTTTGGAAGATGTCAACATACGATTTAAGCCATGGTCTAAAAGATGTGTGGGAACAAGTTCGATATTTAATTAATGCAGGAAAATTAGAAGTCAATCCTGTGAAACAAAAAAACGGTAAAATCATTTATAAGAATAATTTACCTTCCAGTCAATTTAACTCACTAGGTCACTTAAGACCTGGTGCAATAAATGGCGATGATAAAGTACTTTTGTCAACGGGTCAAAGAATTGTAAAACAGAGATTTTGGTTTAACAGTGAATACGTAAAAGAAATAATAGAATTATAG
- a CDS encoding ParB/RepB/Spo0J family partition protein, translated as MENINLFDLYKEGFVKEGGHNVNVPIKKASGEKYDGRTYAIPLKYLYYNEQNGRIGVSLSDYESTTGKLNAGHNEEYNMVIQKMLADDADDMTRKEMKKLMRDIAMKGQDEPGYVLSDGRVIDGNRRFTAKRLLEQDPSITEQQYFEAVILDDLSVQNYDDQKKIKSLELQIQFGKLGKVDYNPIDRAIDAYKTIVKNNIMSVKEYTDYAGLTQNEVSKRILEAELIIKFLEFANTNPDNYALAKQLDLDGPLQDMIPQYKKIKDSDNLDQLLNSLFAKIIQMRSSKEDFKAEFRQIVKNVVGTKDEGKFIVDMEDATDTIVEALDKEDIIKNNVDLFATLQNNQEAVQALSEIQTISTNHSEKAKNYKEQNKPVKLAEKAISSIEAIDKRVVTGLPKNEKAKLMSVFEKLKLKIDDLLSEE; from the coding sequence ATGGAGAATATAAACTTGTTTGATTTGTATAAGGAAGGCTTTGTTAAAGAAGGCGGACATAATGTAAATGTTCCAATTAAAAAGGCAAGTGGAGAAAAATACGATGGTAGAACTTACGCCATTCCACTTAAGTACCTATATTATAATGAGCAGAATGGTCGGATAGGGGTTTCACTTTCTGATTACGAAAGTACTACTGGTAAATTAAATGCAGGTCATAATGAAGAATACAATATGGTCATACAAAAAATGTTAGCAGATGATGCTGATGATATGACCAGAAAAGAAATGAAAAAGTTGATGCGAGATATTGCCATGAAAGGCCAAGATGAACCTGGTTATGTTTTAAGTGATGGACGAGTAATAGATGGTAATCGTCGGTTCACGGCAAAGCGCTTACTTGAACAGGATCCTTCAATAACAGAGCAGCAATATTTTGAAGCAGTCATCTTGGACGATTTATCGGTACAAAATTATGATGATCAAAAGAAAATAAAATCACTTGAATTGCAAATCCAATTCGGTAAACTTGGTAAAGTTGATTATAACCCAATTGACAGAGCTATTGATGCTTATAAGACGATTGTTAAAAATAATATTATGAGTGTTAAAGAATATACTGATTATGCTGGCCTGACACAGAACGAAGTTAGCAAACGGATATTAGAAGCTGAACTAATTATTAAATTTTTGGAATTTGCGAATACGAATCCAGATAACTATGCTTTAGCGAAACAGTTGGACTTGGATGGACCGCTCCAAGATATGATTCCTCAATATAAAAAGATTAAAGACTCGGATAACTTAGATCAACTATTAAATAGTTTATTTGCCAAAATAATCCAAATGCGCTCTTCCAAAGAAGATTTCAAGGCTGAGTTTAGACAAATAGTCAAAAATGTTGTGGGCACAAAAGATGAAGGAAAATTTATTGTTGATATGGAAGATGCCACAGATACGATAGTGGAAGCCTTGGATAAAGAAGATATTATAAAAAATAACGTAGATTTATTTGCTACCTTACAAAATAATCAGGAAGCTGTACAAGCTTTATCAGAAATTCAAACAATATCTACTAATCATTCTGAAAAGGCTAAGAACTATAAAGAACAAAATAAACCAGTTAAACTCGCTGAGAAGGCAATTAGTAGCATTGAGGCTATTGATAAAAGAGTTGTTACAGGGTTACCTAAAAATGAAAAGGCTAAACTAATGAGTGTTTTTGAGAAGTTAAAATTAAAAATTGATGACCTTCTTTCTGAGGAGTGA
- a CDS encoding SNF2-related protein has protein sequence MLKRLQGRLKSSYNSMIQHVAQEFYNPVLSESISYKRVSGYFSSKALSIYAEGLDKISENDGYIQFIISQNISEKDYEDIKAGYHERSKGETLTLCDKQRLGNLAFLIAQGKADVKFGLVKNGLFHTKWGLFQDRQNDVVYFNGSLNETASAMENNFDSFDVDFSWDVSVNVRQRVLQKKEEFSRLWNDDYPGVQVVDATKIIYKLLQEFDTGKIQKIPNPEQNTVIFDMDEEHFFFIDKSDEEVTLKKTYKNKFSFYVDEDKGYPFFRGDLSYREIEKIIELANNQSIKRQFNFIVTSRVDNLINAQKYSIGEYRKSGLTLKNRDERWEEEFTEFKNVVEEEIARPLKPLQLQSAMYMLTQKRAANFSVPGSGKTAMLLGVFAYLNSKQKGEPIKRILVVSPINAFLSWKDEFKAVFQSKKELRLLNIHDQSINGNKYAFEAQWAAANLVLINYESLPKFKESIIKCLSNNSDTMLVYDEVHRVKGVQAKRAVAALEIADKVDYRYVLTGTPIPNGYLDIYNLLHILFKKEYSSYFGFEQNMLKNPDGWQVEEINEKLAPYFWRTSKDDLGVPPADLDNIIKVLPSEEQLRLAEIIYTTAQNPLATLIRMIQLSTNPEIINQAISYSDLGFSEFDSADNDSYDQVSAKVRKELENSIHAAVIGEVSEWDLANISSPKFDAGIKLVIDIVKKHGKVVVWGLFVDTLNKITCKLNEHGINAKVIYGATPRDEREDIINTFKQDTDEIQVLVSNPNTLGESVSLHTIAHDAVYFEYNYNLTFMLQSRDRIHRLGLADSQRTRYYYLMTVSDRELYNFIDQKIYDKLADKEKTMKEAIDGDYLLPEFVDNEIEEMKRIIESERMF, from the coding sequence TTGTTAAAAAGATTGCAAGGGAGACTCAAATCTAGTTATAACTCAATGATACAACATGTAGCACAGGAGTTTTATAATCCTGTATTAAGTGAATCTATTAGCTATAAACGAGTTAGTGGCTACTTCTCATCTAAAGCTCTTTCCATATACGCTGAAGGATTAGATAAAATATCAGAGAATGACGGATACATTCAATTTATTATTTCTCAAAATATTTCAGAAAAAGATTATGAAGACATTAAGGCGGGGTATCATGAACGCTCAAAAGGAGAAACCTTAACGTTATGTGATAAACAGCGGTTAGGAAATTTGGCTTTTTTAATTGCGCAAGGCAAAGCCGATGTAAAGTTTGGCCTAGTGAAGAACGGATTGTTTCATACTAAGTGGGGTTTGTTTCAAGATAGACAAAATGATGTTGTTTATTTTAATGGGTCTTTAAATGAGACAGCAAGTGCAATGGAAAACAATTTTGATTCATTTGATGTTGATTTCTCATGGGATGTAAGTGTCAATGTCCGCCAGCGTGTCCTGCAGAAAAAAGAGGAATTTTCTCGTTTGTGGAACGATGATTATCCTGGTGTCCAAGTGGTTGATGCTACAAAGATTATTTATAAGTTACTTCAAGAATTTGATACAGGTAAGATACAAAAGATACCAAACCCGGAACAGAATACAGTTATCTTTGATATGGATGAGGAGCATTTCTTTTTCATCGATAAAAGCGATGAAGAAGTAACTTTAAAAAAAACTTATAAGAACAAATTCAGTTTTTATGTAGATGAAGATAAGGGATATCCTTTTTTCAGGGGAGACTTATCATATCGAGAGATTGAAAAAATTATTGAGTTAGCAAATAATCAGTCGATTAAACGTCAATTTAACTTTATAGTCACATCACGAGTCGATAATCTTATAAATGCTCAGAAGTATTCAATTGGAGAATATCGAAAGTCTGGTTTGACACTAAAGAATCGAGATGAACGCTGGGAAGAAGAGTTTACAGAGTTTAAGAACGTTGTTGAAGAGGAAATTGCTCGTCCACTCAAGCCTCTGCAACTTCAGTCTGCCATGTACATGCTCACTCAAAAAAGAGCTGCAAACTTCTCTGTTCCAGGTTCTGGAAAAACAGCTATGTTATTGGGTGTCTTTGCTTATCTAAACAGTAAGCAAAAAGGAGAGCCAATAAAGCGAATATTAGTAGTGAGTCCAATTAATGCCTTTTTATCTTGGAAGGATGAATTTAAGGCAGTCTTTCAATCAAAAAAAGAGCTAAGGCTACTTAATATCCATGATCAGTCTATAAATGGAAATAAATATGCCTTCGAAGCTCAATGGGCAGCAGCTAATTTAGTCTTAATTAACTATGAATCATTGCCTAAATTTAAAGAATCAATAATTAAATGTCTTTCGAATAATTCAGATACAATGCTAGTTTATGACGAAGTACACCGTGTAAAGGGTGTACAAGCAAAGCGTGCGGTTGCTGCTTTAGAAATCGCGGATAAAGTAGATTATCGTTATGTTTTAACAGGAACACCTATTCCTAATGGATACTTAGATATTTATAATTTATTGCATATTTTATTTAAAAAGGAGTATAGTTCTTATTTTGGATTTGAGCAAAACATGTTAAAAAATCCAGATGGATGGCAAGTTGAAGAGATTAATGAGAAATTAGCTCCATATTTTTGGAGGACTAGCAAGGATGATTTAGGGGTTCCACCAGCTGATTTAGACAATATCATAAAGGTTTTACCCTCCGAAGAACAACTTCGCCTTGCAGAGATAATTTATACCACAGCCCAGAATCCATTAGCAACTTTGATTAGAATGATTCAATTATCAACAAATCCAGAAATCATAAATCAAGCGATAAGTTATAGCGATTTAGGATTTAGTGAATTTGACAGTGCTGACAATGATTCTTATGACCAGGTTAGCGCCAAGGTTAGAAAAGAGCTAGAGAATAGCATTCATGCTGCTGTTATTGGTGAGGTAAGTGAGTGGGATTTAGCTAATATAAGCTCTCCAAAGTTCGATGCAGGAATTAAACTTGTAATTGATATAGTGAAAAAACATGGGAAAGTTGTCGTCTGGGGATTATTTGTCGACACTTTAAATAAGATTACATGTAAGTTAAACGAACATGGAATTAATGCAAAAGTTATCTATGGTGCTACCCCTCGTGATGAAAGAGAAGATATTATTAATACATTTAAACAGGACACAGATGAAATACAAGTATTAGTCTCTAACCCAAATACTTTGGGAGAGTCAGTGTCCCTTCATACTATTGCTCATGATGCCGTTTATTTTGAATATAACTATAATCTCACTTTTATGTTACAGTCTCGAGACCGAATTCATCGACTTGGTTTAGCAGACAGTCAAAGAACCAGGTATTACTATTTAATGACAGTCAGCGATAGGGAGCTTTATAATTTTATTGATCAAAAAATTTACGATAAATTAGCTGATAAAGAAAAAACAATGAAGGAAGCTATTGATGGCGATTATCTTCTTCCTGAGTTTGTAGATAATGAGATTGAGGAAATGAAACGAATTATTGAATCGGAACGTATGTTTTAA
- a CDS encoding 3'-5' exonuclease yields the protein MNKEDLKAEQNVLDETIKHIKNQSYFIWELLEKKREQFSNRDNSPGDEIVYRRGTKDRALLRNAEKEPYFGRIDIIADDNEIETYYIGKQGIRDRAENVIVVDWRMPLASVFYNFIPGHSKQSYFVGEEKNKNKQTVEVLKKKEFTISNQKLLRIVQQMSDTQSALNYTLSESGEEISIKDAFLKEIIQNSETTGYLKEIIATIQREQDVAIRQPINKDVIIQGVAGSGKSSIALHRLSYLLFNNKHINPKDIIILGPSNLFISSVKELLPELNLNGIKQSTVHHLILEFIKPYLNKPVNLSYQEYFESILSKDKNTNQQKLIEFKGSKKFANILETFVEDLKIQYFNRIKPIVLLQEIMDTESLIKIFEGYKYLSFTNQIQRFLRHVENHFERVAEEKINELKKQYEFISRSYLQDAGLDPFEFKQLNKRMKEIYDFKAGKVREEFKTVISEWKESHKAPSLLNIYNQVTSYEILKMFGKEIERDIPELFKENKLSEITYFDIAPLFYIYLLIYDRPVVFAHMVIDEAQDLSYVHFAALKKITKTMTILGDTDQSLFMGYGQCDWTGISKSLLNIEKDYLLNLDTSYRSTREIVEAANKVLQNHFGSEHKKVVPLNRSGEAIEYTKVESGKQLVDGIITTIKSWKRKYKRIAIIHKDEQKAKKLAEILSKEYNRDVTYVSPDQEVNNKAITVLASYYTKGMEFDAVVLVNVNDSSFPKNDFNAKLLYVMFTRAQQKAKVFYQGEPSLLLEGLIEKIPQYSSVFDDIL from the coding sequence ATGAATAAAGAGGATTTAAAGGCTGAGCAAAATGTTTTGGATGAAACGATTAAACATATTAAGAATCAATCATATTTTATCTGGGAGTTATTAGAGAAAAAAAGAGAACAATTCAGTAATCGTGACAATTCACCAGGCGATGAGATTGTTTATAGAAGAGGTACTAAAGATAGGGCGCTTTTAAGGAATGCTGAAAAGGAGCCATACTTTGGCAGGATTGATATTATTGCTGATGATAACGAGATTGAAACGTACTATATAGGCAAGCAAGGAATAAGAGATAGAGCAGAAAATGTAATAGTTGTAGATTGGAGAATGCCTCTGGCATCTGTCTTCTACAATTTTATACCTGGCCATAGCAAACAATCATATTTTGTAGGTGAAGAGAAAAACAAAAACAAACAAACAGTAGAAGTACTGAAAAAGAAAGAATTTACTATTAGTAATCAAAAGCTTTTAAGAATAGTTCAGCAAATGAGTGATACCCAAAGTGCTCTAAATTATACACTTAGTGAATCTGGAGAAGAAATTTCTATAAAAGATGCTTTTTTAAAAGAAATTATTCAAAACAGTGAAACAACAGGGTATTTAAAAGAAATTATAGCTACGATTCAAAGGGAGCAGGATGTTGCTATTAGACAGCCTATAAATAAAGATGTAATTATTCAGGGCGTTGCAGGTTCTGGAAAATCTTCGATTGCACTTCACCGATTATCCTATCTTCTATTTAATAATAAACATATAAACCCAAAAGATATAATAATTTTAGGTCCTTCTAATCTATTTATTAGCTCAGTAAAAGAATTATTGCCAGAACTAAATTTAAATGGAATAAAGCAATCAACTGTCCACCATTTAATACTTGAGTTTATAAAACCTTATCTTAATAAGCCTGTAAACCTATCCTATCAAGAATATTTTGAAAGCATCTTATCTAAAGATAAAAACACTAATCAGCAAAAGTTGATTGAATTTAAAGGTTCTAAGAAGTTCGCAAATATATTAGAAACGTTTGTAGAAGACTTGAAAATTCAATATTTTAACAGAATCAAACCAATCGTATTATTACAAGAAATAATGGATACGGAATCTTTAATTAAAATATTTGAAGGGTACAAATATTTATCCTTCACAAATCAAATACAAAGATTCTTAAGGCATGTTGAGAATCACTTTGAAAGGGTTGCTGAAGAAAAAATAAACGAATTAAAAAAGCAATATGAATTTATTTCTCGAAGTTATTTACAGGATGCGGGGCTGGATCCATTTGAATTTAAACAGTTAAATAAGAGGATGAAGGAAATTTATGATTTTAAAGCTGGAAAAGTTCGGGAAGAGTTTAAAACCGTTATTTCTGAGTGGAAAGAGTCCCATAAAGCTCCTTCATTACTGAATATTTATAATCAAGTTACTTCATATGAAATACTGAAGATGTTTGGCAAGGAGATAGAACGTGACATTCCTGAGTTGTTTAAAGAGAATAAACTTAGTGAAATTACTTACTTTGATATAGCTCCCCTCTTTTATATTTATTTATTAATTTATGACAGACCTGTAGTTTTTGCACATATGGTTATAGATGAGGCTCAAGATTTAAGCTATGTTCATTTTGCTGCACTGAAGAAAATCACAAAAACTATGACGATATTAGGCGATACAGATCAATCCCTCTTTATGGGGTATGGGCAATGTGATTGGACTGGAATAAGCAAATCGCTGTTAAACATCGAGAAGGATTACTTGCTGAATTTAGATACCAGTTACCGATCAACGAGAGAAATAGTTGAGGCCGCAAATAAAGTGCTGCAAAATCATTTTGGTTCAGAGCACAAGAAAGTAGTACCTTTGAATCGAAGTGGGGAAGCAATTGAATATACAAAAGTAGAATCAGGAAAACAGCTAGTTGATGGGATTATAACTACAATTAAAAGTTGGAAGAGGAAGTATAAAAGGATAGCTATTATCCATAAAGACGAACAAAAAGCAAAAAAATTAGCTGAAATTTTAAGCAAAGAATATAACCGGGATGTAACTTATGTTAGCCCTGATCAGGAAGTTAACAATAAGGCAATAACCGTTTTAGCATCCTACTACACAAAAGGTATGGAATTTGATGCAGTTGTATTAGTGAATGTTAATGATAGTAGCTTTCCTAAGAATGATTTTAATGCCAAGTTATTATACGTTATGTTTACCAGAGCTCAGCAAAAGGCTAAGGTATTTTATCAAGGGGAGCCATCCTTACTCTTAGAAGGATTAATAGAAAAAATCCCACAGTATAGTTCTGTATTTGATGACATCCTATGA
- a CDS encoding MarR family transcriptional regulator — protein sequence MKKKQISQEEMNIWHMWKGSYQSIFGRVVKDLTDQTGLSEGDFGILDRLDQFGNGELRQQELADSMTWDKSRLSHHLTRMEKRGLVRRKPSDSDRGVQVIITEAGKTALNEARPVVSEAIREHFLSLLTEEDVESIGRIGERVKRGTISFSDNPSS from the coding sequence ATGAAGAAAAAACAAATCAGTCAAGAAGAAATGAATATATGGCATATGTGGAAAGGCTCCTATCAGAGCATCTTCGGCCGCGTCGTCAAAGACCTGACAGACCAAACCGGCCTCTCTGAAGGGGATTTCGGAATCCTCGACCGGCTCGATCAGTTTGGAAACGGAGAACTCCGCCAGCAGGAACTCGCCGACTCCATGACCTGGGACAAAAGCAGGCTATCCCACCACCTGACACGAATGGAAAAGCGCGGACTTGTTCGAAGAAAACCATCAGACTCAGATCGGGGAGTTCAAGTTATTATTACGGAAGCTGGAAAAACCGCTTTGAATGAAGCCCGGCCGGTTGTTTCGGAGGCTATAAGGGAGCATTTTTTGAGTTTGTTGACGGAGGAGGATGTGGAGTCGATTGGGAGGATTGGGGAGAGGGTGAAAAGAGGGACTATTAGCTTCTCTGATAACCCCTCTTCTTAG
- a CDS encoding aldo/keto reductase, with protein MNYVKLGRSGLDVSRLCLGCMSFGVPERGNTPWSLNEEESRPIIKKALDMGINFFSTANMYSDGTSEEIVGRALKDFARRDEVVVATKVFVPMRKGPNGMGLSRKAIMTEIDNSLQRLGTDYIDLYQIHRWDPHTPIEETMEALHDLVKAGKVRYIGASSMLAWQFLKAQHTAELHGWTRFISMENRLNLLYREEEREMLPLCKEEGVGVTPYLPLAAGRLTREWSEQTHRSENDQVAKALFSRTEGADRKVAERVAEVAAGRGVPRAQIALAWILQKEEVTSPIIGATKVNHLEDAVSALSVRLTEEEMHSLEELYVPHTLV; from the coding sequence ATGAACTATGTAAAGCTTGGAAGATCTGGGTTGGATGTTTCGCGGCTGTGTCTTGGTTGTATGAGCTTCGGTGTGCCGGAACGCGGCAATACTCCGTGGTCGCTAAATGAAGAGGAGAGCAGGCCTATTATTAAAAAAGCACTGGATATGGGCATTAATTTTTTTAGCACGGCAAATATGTATTCTGATGGAACGAGTGAAGAAATCGTAGGGCGTGCTTTAAAAGATTTTGCCCGGCGGGATGAGGTGGTCGTTGCCACGAAGGTATTTGTTCCAATGCGGAAGGGTCCGAATGGAATGGGGCTTTCCCGTAAAGCGATCATGACTGAGATTGATAACAGTCTGCAGAGGCTTGGAACGGACTACATCGATTTGTACCAGATTCATCGCTGGGATCCGCATACCCCGATTGAAGAAACGATGGAGGCTCTTCACGATCTAGTCAAGGCAGGAAAAGTGCGTTACATCGGAGCTTCCTCTATGCTTGCCTGGCAGTTCCTGAAAGCTCAGCATACGGCGGAGCTTCATGGCTGGACCCGCTTTATCTCCATGGAAAACAGGCTCAACCTGCTTTACCGGGAGGAAGAAAGGGAAATGCTGCCGCTTTGCAAGGAGGAGGGAGTGGGCGTCACCCCATACCTGCCGCTGGCTGCCGGCCGGTTAACACGGGAATGGAGTGAGCAGACCCACCGATCTGAAAATGATCAGGTTGCAAAGGCGCTGTTTTCAAGAACAGAGGGAGCGGACCGGAAAGTAGCGGAGAGAGTAGCGGAAGTGGCAGCTGGACGTGGCGTTCCGCGTGCACAAATTGCACTTGCCTGGATTCTGCAGAAGGAGGAAGTCACATCTCCAATCATCGGAGCGACGAAGGTGAACCATCTTGAAGATGCGGTTTCGGCATTGTCGGTTCGATTGACAGAGGAAGAGATGCATAGTTTGGAAGAGTTGTATGTGCCGCATACGCTTGTTTGA
- the mnmH gene encoding tRNA 2-selenouridine(34) synthase MnmH: MFQDLSVEQLLAMQKEKKIVAVDVRSPSEYREASIPGALNIPLFNDEERAEIGTIYKQVSVQAAKDRGLEIVSAKLPEFIKTFSAIPESKAVFCWRGGMRSRTSATVLDLMGIKTFRLNGGVRAYRRWIVDQIETMDFKPKAYVLNGYTGSGKTWLLHQLQAEGYPVLDLEGMANHRGSIFGQIGLNPHNQKTFDSLLIKDALPLQSSSFVVLEAESKRIGKAVLPEFIAEKKEQGTQLFLDIPRTERARFLVEDYQPWKHHEECMKAFYRIKARIHTPAAAQIEASLSAREYEDAVMLLLEYYYDPRYEHTAMRYPEENRITLSVRNAEEALTELVRILPVPVKTV, translated from the coding sequence CGTCTGAATACAGAGAGGCATCCATTCCCGGCGCTTTGAACATCCCCCTCTTTAACGACGAGGAACGCGCTGAGATCGGTACGATTTATAAGCAGGTCAGCGTTCAGGCGGCAAAAGACCGCGGCCTGGAAATCGTATCCGCGAAGCTTCCGGAGTTCATTAAAACCTTCAGCGCGATCCCCGAATCCAAGGCGGTTTTCTGCTGGAGAGGCGGTATGCGGAGCAGAACGTCCGCTACTGTCCTCGATTTAATGGGCATCAAAACGTTCCGGCTGAATGGCGGAGTGCGGGCATACCGCCGGTGGATCGTCGATCAAATCGAAACGATGGACTTCAAACCGAAGGCCTATGTACTGAACGGCTATACCGGCTCAGGAAAAACATGGCTGCTCCATCAACTTCAAGCGGAGGGCTATCCGGTGCTTGATCTGGAAGGAATGGCGAATCACAGAGGCTCCATCTTCGGTCAGATCGGCCTGAATCCCCACAACCAAAAAACGTTCGACTCTCTGCTCATAAAAGATGCCCTCCCGCTCCAGTCCTCTTCTTTCGTTGTCCTGGAAGCGGAAAGCAAGCGAATCGGAAAAGCCGTCCTCCCGGAATTCATCGCGGAAAAGAAAGAACAGGGAACCCAGCTGTTCCTTGATATTCCCCGGACGGAACGCGCAAGGTTCCTAGTCGAAGACTACCAGCCATGGAAGCACCATGAAGAATGCATGAAGGCCTTCTACCGGATCAAGGCCCGAATTCATACACCGGCAGCTGCTCAAATTGAAGCGTCCCTCAGCGCCCGTGAGTACGAGGACGCGGTCATGCTGCTGCTTGAGTACTACTACGATCCGCGCTACGAGCATACTGCAATGCGGTATCCGGAGGAAAACAGAATCACGCTTTCTGTAAGAAATGCGGAGGAAGCGCTGACTGAGCTGGTTAGGATTTTGCCGGTGCCTGTGAAGACGGTGTAA